The genomic stretch CGACCTGCGGCTCGCCCTGGCCGCCCTCGCCGCCCAGCAGGCCACCGGCCGCGCGCCCGCCGTCACCGCCGACATAGCGGTCGACGACGCGCTCCCGGACGTGGTCGCCAAGCTGGCCCAGGAGGAGCAGCAGTGCCTGGCCGACACCGCCGCCGGGCTGGACCTGACGCAGCTGGAGGCGGCGGTCGGCGCACTGGCCGCCGCCCGGCGCATCGATGTGTACGGCATAGGCGCCTCCAACCTCGTCGGCCAGGACCTGGTCCAGAAGCTGCTGCGGATCGGCCTGATCGCGCACGCCCACTCCGACCCGCACCTCGCCGTGACGAACGCGGTCCAGATGCGCGCCGGTGACGTGGCCATCGCGATCACCCACTCCGGGCGCACGACCGATGTCATAGAGCCGCTGCGGGTGGCCTTCGACCACGGCGCGACGACCATCGCGATCACCGGCCGCCCGGACGGCGACATCGCCTCGTACGCCGACCACATCCTCACCACGTCCACCGCCCGCGAGAGCGAGCTGCGCCCCGCCGCCATGTCCTCCCGGACGAGCCAACTGCTGGTGGTGGACTGTCTTTTCGTCGGCGTGGCACAGCGTACGTACGAGACCGCCGCGCCCGCCCTGTCCGCCTCCTACGAAGCGCTCGCCCACCGCCACTCGCCCCGCGCCCCCACCCGCTGACCCCGGGCGCGGCCCGCCCCCGGCCACCGCCCGCCGCTCCTCCTCCCCCGTCTCCGTCCCCCCGTACAGAGCCGTACGAGCCCGGAAAGAGCCGCCACCGCCATGACCTCCCCCGCCGAGTACGCCCGGTTGCGCGCGCAGCTGGACACGCTGACCACCGAGGCCTTCCGGCCAGACCTGGCCGAGATCGACCGGCTGTCCACCCTGGAGATCGCCCGCACGATGAACGGCGAGGACGCCACCGTGCCCGCCGCCGTCGCCGACCAGCTGCCCGCGATCGCCGCCGCCATCGACGCCACCGCCGAGCGGATGGCCCGCGGCGGACGGCTGATCTACGCGGGCGCCGGTACGGCCGGGCGCCTCGGCGTGCTGGACGCGAGCGAGTGCCCGCCCACCTTCAACACCGACCCGGCCGAGGTCGTGGGCCTGATCGCGGGCGGCCCCGCCGCCATGGTCGCGGCCGTCGAAGGTGCCGAGGACCGCCCGGACCTGGCCGCCGCCGACCTGGACGCACTGGGCCTGACCGGCAACGACACGGTCGTCGGCATCTCCGCCTCGGGCCGTACGCCGTACGCGGTCGGCGCCGTCGAGCACGCCCGCGCGGCCCGCGGCGCGCTGACCATCGGCCTGTCCTGCAACGCTGGCTCCGCGCTGGCCGCGGCCGCCGACCACGGCATCGAGGTCGTCGTCGGCCCCGAACTCCTCACCGGGTCCACCCGGCTGAAGGCCGGCACGGCGCAGAAGCTGGTCCTCAACATGCTCTCGACGATCACCATGATCCGGCTGGGCAAGACGTACGGGAACCTGATGGTGGACGTCCGGGCCTCCAACGAGAAGCTGCGGGCCCGTTCCCGCCGGATCGTGGCGCTGGCCACCGGCGCCGGGGACGCGGAGATCGAGGCCGCGCTCGCCGCCACGGACGGGGAGGTCAAGAACGCCATCCTCGTCGTGCTCGCCGGGATCGACGGGCCGGCGGCGGCCCGCCTGCTGGCCGAATCCCGCGGCCACCTCCGGGCCGCCCTGCACACCGCCCTGCACACCCCGCCCCTTCAGGACGGCTGATCCACGCGCTTCCCCGCCCGTCCCGTCCCGGCACGCACAGCAAGGCAGCACCACTCATGTCCGACGACAAGAACCGCGCCACCGCCGCCGCGCTCCTCCCCCTGGTCGGCGGCGCCGCCAACGTCACCTCCGTCACCCACTGCATGACCCGGCTCCGCCTCGGCGTCCGGGACCGCTCGCTGGTCCGGGACGCGGCGCTGAAGGCGCTGCCCGCCGTGCTGGGCGTGGTGGAGGACGACACGTACCAGATCGTGCTCGGCCCCGGTACGGTCGCCCGCGTCACGCCGGAGTTCGCGGCGCTGGTGGAGGCGGGGGCCGATGGGGCGGAAGCCGGCACGGCGGCGGCCGGAGAGACGGCAGCCGGAGAGGCCGGGAGCGCCCCGGCCACCGACACCACCGCACCCGCTACCACCTCCGCCTCCACCGCCCCCGCCACCGCCGACGAACTGGCCGCCCAAGGCGCCACCCTGAAAGCCCGCCAGAAAGCCCGCAACGCCACCCCGGTCAAGCTCTTCCTGCGCCGGATCGCCGACATCTTCGTCCCGCTGATCCCCGCCCTCATCGGCTGCGGCATCATCGCCGGGCTGAACGGCCTGCTGACCAACTTCGGCGTGCTCCCCGCCCTGGTCCCGGCGCTGGCCGCCATCGCCTCCGGCTTCATGTCGCTGATCGCGGTCTTCGTCGGGCACAACACCGCGAAGGAGTTCGGCGGCACGCCCGTGCTGGGCGGCGCGGTCGCCGCGATCATCGTGTACGTGGGCGTCGCCAAGGTCACCGCCTTCGGGCAGCAGCTCTCGCCGGGCCAGGGCGGCGTCCTGGGCGCGCTCGGGGCGGCGCTGCTCGCCGTACAGATCGAGAAGTGGTGCCGCCGGCACGTCCCCGAGGCGCTGGACGTGCTGGTCACCCCCACCGTGACCGTGCTGCTGTCCGGCCTGGTCACACTCTTCGGGCTGATGTTCGTGGCCGGTGAGGTCGCCACCGCCATCGGCACCTGCGCGAACTGGCTGCTCGCCCACGGCGGCGCCGCGGCCGGGTTCCTGCTCGGCGGCCTCTTCCTCCCGCTCGTCATGCTCGGCCTGCACCAGGCCCTGATCCCGATCCACACCACGCTGATCGAGCAGCAGGGCTACACGGTGCTGCTGCCGATCCTCGCGATGGCCGGGGCCGGCCAGGTGGGCGCCGCGCTGGCGGTCTACTTCCGGCTGCCGGGCAACCGCTCGATCCGTACGACCATCAGGTCCGCGCTGCCCGCCGGCCTCCTCGGTGTCGGCGAACCCCTCATCTACGGCGTCTCGCTGCCGCTGGGCCGCCCGTTCGTCACCGCCTGCGTGGGCGGAGCGTTCGGCGGCGGCTTCGTGGGCCTGTTCAACCAGCTCGGCACGACGGCGGGTTCGACCGCCATCGGCCCGTCCGGCTGGGCCCTGTTCCCCCTCCTGAAGGGCAACGGGTCCCTCGGCGCGACACTCCTCGTCTACGCCCTGGGCCTGCTCATCGGCTACGCGGCGGGCTTCCTGGCCACGTACTTCTTCGGCTTCGGCAAGCAGGCCCTGGCGGATCTGAACACCGTCACCCCCGCGCCCGCCACCGGCGTGCCGGCCGCGTCCCGGCCGGAGGCGCAGGTCAGTCCCTGAGGAACGGCAGCAGGTGGCCGAGGAGCGCGTCGGGCTGCTCCTCCGGTACGTAGTGTCCGCAGTCGGGCAGGACGACGCTGTCGAGCCGTTCGGTCACCGGACCGAGGAGAGCGCCGAGACGTTCCCCCTGGCTCCGGTCCCCCGCCACGCCGAGCACCGGCATGGCGAGCGGCCGCCGCCTGCGCCGGGTGTTCTGGGCGATGTTCTCGTCGGTGGCCCGGTAGTAGTCGAAGCTGGCGCGCAGCGCCTCGGGGTCGCGGGCGAGGGTTTCGACGTAGAAGTCGACCGCGGAGTCCGGCAGCGGGCGCGCGGCCTTGTGGCGGAACTGGTCGCCGTAATAGATGTGCTCCCGGCGGCGGACGAGCTGTTCGTTGAGGGACCGCTTGCGGTTGAAGGCGAAGTGCCACAAAAGGTCGTTCTGTGCCTCGGGCCCGAACAGGTCCACCGGCGGCGCGAGGCCGGGGATGGTGGCGTCGAGCAGGGCGAGGCGTTCGACGGCGTCCCCGTGGTCGGCGGCGAGGGCGTAGCCGAGCCACATGCCGACGTCGTGCCCGGCCATCGCGAAGCGCTGGTGGCCGAGCGTGCGCATGAGGGCGGCGAGTTCGGCCGCCACGGTGCCGGTGTCGTAGCCGCCGTGGGGCTTGTCGGAGCGGCCGACGCCGCGCGGGTCGACCGCCACGACGCGGAAGTGCTCCGCCAGGCGCGGCATGACGTGGCGCCACACGTACCAGTTCTGCGGCCACCCGCCGACGAGCAGGAGGGGCCGCCCGGCGCCGCCCTGCACGGTGTGCAGCCCGACCTCGCCGACGCGGACGAGGGTGCTCTCGAAGACGTCCGTGAATCCGTCCGGGAGCCAGGGGACGCCGGTCACGGTGCCGAAGCCGGTGAGCGGGCGGACGGTCGTCGGGGTCATGTCTCCTCCTGGACGGTCGTTGAACCGTTTCAAGCGGTTCATGAGAACCGATTAAGACGGTTCGAGTCGCAGAAGTCAACCGTTGGCCCGGCCACGGCGGAGCGGCTACCCTGAACCCCCATGACCGGTTCACCCACCCCCCAGCCCGCGCAGCGCGCCGCGGACGGCTTCCGGCTCGGGAACGAGATCCTCGCGTTCCGCTTCGTCGCCACGCTCGGCGAGCGGCGCGGCGCCCCGGTGGAGCGGATCGCCACCCCGGACCGGCTACGGGCCTGGCTCGTCGCCAACGGGCTCGGCGATACGGGGATGCCGGTCTCCGAAGCCCTCCTGCGGGACGCCCGTGCCCTGCGCGAGGCCGTCCACCGGGCCGGTACCGCCGTCGCCTCCGGCAGCGCCCCGGACCGGGCGGACGAGGAACTGCTCAACCGCTGGAGCGCACGGCACCGGGCGCGGCTCGTCCTTGAGGGCGGGCAGGCGCGGTGGCACCTCCCGGAAGCCGACCCCGCGCGCGCCGCGCTCGCCGTCGTCGCGCTGGACGCCGTCGCGACCCTCGGCGGTCACCGCGACGGCGTGGTCAAGCGCTGCGAGCAGGACACCTGCGACGGGCTCTTCGTGGACACCAGCCGCGGCGGGCGGCGGCGCTGGTGCTCCATGGCGACCTGCGGGAACAAGGTGAAGAAGGCCAACCTCAAGGCGGCCAGGGGCGGGTGACGCACGCAGCGGCTCAGCGCGCGCCCGCGCCCACCCGTTCCCCGCGCTCCGCCGCGGGCGCGGGCCGCTCGTCCGGCCAGCACTCCACCCCCTTCAGGTCCGGCATCCGCGAGGCCGTGAAGACCGGGTCGCGCCCCGCCCGGCGCTGGGCCTGGTAGTCGTCCAGCAGACGGAAGGCGATGGCCGAGAGGGGGAGGATCGCGAGCAGGTTGATCAGCGCCATGACGCCCATGAACACGTCGGCGAGGTTCCAGACGACGCCCACCGAGCCCAGCGCGCCCAGGAAGACCACCGCCAGGACGATGGCGCGATAGACGGGCAGGACCCAGGCGCGCCGCGTCAGGAAGCCGATGTTGGACTCGCCGTAGTAGTAGTTCCCGATCATGGAGCTGAAGGCGAGCAGGAAGACGACGGCCGTCAGCACGTGCCCGGCCCAGCCGCCGAGCGTGTCGGTCAGCGCGGTCTGGGTGAGGTCGGCGCCCTGCCGGCTGCCCGGCCGCGGGCTCGTCGTCAGGATGATGAAGGCGGTCATCGAGCAGATCAGCAGGGTGTCGAAGAAGACGCCGAGGGACTGCACGAGGCCCTGCTTGACCGGGTGGGTGACCTCGGCCGCCGCGCCCGCGTTGGGCGCCGAGCCCAGGCCCGCCTCGTTGGAGAACATGCCGCGCCGGATGCCCTGCTGGATCGCCGCGCCGAGCCCGCCGGCCGCCAGTTCCTTGAGGCCGAAGGCGCCGCCGACGATGTCGCCGAGGACGCGCGGCAGGTCGTCCAGGTTGAGGAGGACGACGGCGGTGCCCATCAGCAGGTAGACGACGGCCATGACCGGCACGAGGACGGTCGTGACCGAGGAGATGCGGCGCACACCGCCGCAGATCGCGATGCCCAGCAGTACGGCCAGCAGCAGGCCGACCGCCGGGGCGAACCACCCCGGCCCGCCGCCGGACACCGACCCCGAGGCGACGGCCGTGATCGTGTTGGACTGCACGGCGTTGAAGACGAAACCGAAGGTCACGGTGATGGCGACGGCGAACAGGACGCCGGGCCAGCGCTTCCCGAGGCCGCGCTGCATGTAGTACGCGGGGCCGCCCCGGTACGTACCCGACCCGTCGCGGTCGCGCACCTTGTAGAGCTGGGCCAGCGCCGACTCGACGAACGCAGAGGCGCCGCCGATGAGTGCCATCACCCACATCCAGAACACCGCGCCCGCGCCGCCCAGGGTGATGGCGGTGGCGACGCCCGCGATATTGCCCGTACCGACGCGCGCCGCCGCCGAGATGGTGAAGGCGCCGAAGGACGAGACCGGCTTGGAGCCGTCCGCCCGGGGCCGCGACCTGTCCTTGAGCACCCGCAGCATCTCGGGGAAGAGCCGCAGCTGTACGGCCTTGGACCGGACCGTGAAGTACAGGCCCGCGCAGATCACCAGCGGTATCAGCAGGTAGGACCACAGACCGTCGTTGAGGCCGACGATCAGGGAGTCGAGCGTGCTCATGGGCGTCCTCGCGGGGCGTCCGGGGGCGGGGGGCGGCCGTACCGGAAGATCGTCTTCCGGGGAGGCTCCGGAAAGTATGGCCGCCATCCCCATACCAGGACCAGAGGCGCTTACATGCCGTATCTCACAGAAAGCGACATAACGACATGACGCCCCGGCGACACCCTCTCACAGCGCGCAGCCGTGCAGCCCGCCGTCCACCACCAGGTCCTGCCCGTTGATGTACGACGCCTCGCCGGACGCGAGGAAGGCGACCGCGTCGGCGATCTCCTCCGGGTGCCCGAACCGGCCCGCCGCCGTCTGCGCCCGCAGCTTCTCCGCCTCCGCCGGATCGATGTCCGAGCCCGCGAACATCGGCGTGTCGACATAGCCGGGGCTGACCGAGTTGACGCGGATGCCGCGCCCGGCGAGCGCCGCCGCGAGGGTCCGGGC from Streptomyces albofaciens JCM 4342 encodes the following:
- a CDS encoding MurR/RpiR family transcriptional regulator; translated protein: MRPDVKETFKDSGAALRPAPSPPAPAALAAKVRTLAPSMTRSMQRVAEAVASDPAGCAALTVTGLAARTGTSEATVVRTSRLLGYPGYRDLRLALAALAAQQATGRAPAVTADIAVDDALPDVVAKLAQEEQQCLADTAAGLDLTQLEAAVGALAAARRIDVYGIGASNLVGQDLVQKLLRIGLIAHAHSDPHLAVTNAVQMRAGDVAIAITHSGRTTDVIEPLRVAFDHGATTIAITGRPDGDIASYADHILTTSTARESELRPAAMSSRTSQLLVVDCLFVGVAQRTYETAAPALSASYEALAHRHSPRAPTR
- the murQ gene encoding N-acetylmuramic acid 6-phosphate etherase, with amino-acid sequence MTSPAEYARLRAQLDTLTTEAFRPDLAEIDRLSTLEIARTMNGEDATVPAAVADQLPAIAAAIDATAERMARGGRLIYAGAGTAGRLGVLDASECPPTFNTDPAEVVGLIAGGPAAMVAAVEGAEDRPDLAAADLDALGLTGNDTVVGISASGRTPYAVGAVEHARAARGALTIGLSCNAGSALAAAADHGIEVVVGPELLTGSTRLKAGTAQKLVLNMLSTITMIRLGKTYGNLMVDVRASNEKLRARSRRIVALATGAGDAEIEAALAATDGEVKNAILVVLAGIDGPAAARLLAESRGHLRAALHTALHTPPLQDG
- a CDS encoding PTS transporter subunit EIIC; amino-acid sequence: MSDDKNRATAAALLPLVGGAANVTSVTHCMTRLRLGVRDRSLVRDAALKALPAVLGVVEDDTYQIVLGPGTVARVTPEFAALVEAGADGAEAGTAAAGETAAGEAGSAPATDTTAPATTSASTAPATADELAAQGATLKARQKARNATPVKLFLRRIADIFVPLIPALIGCGIIAGLNGLLTNFGVLPALVPALAAIASGFMSLIAVFVGHNTAKEFGGTPVLGGAVAAIIVYVGVAKVTAFGQQLSPGQGGVLGALGAALLAVQIEKWCRRHVPEALDVLVTPTVTVLLSGLVTLFGLMFVAGEVATAIGTCANWLLAHGGAAAGFLLGGLFLPLVMLGLHQALIPIHTTLIEQQGYTVLLPILAMAGAGQVGAALAVYFRLPGNRSIRTTIRSALPAGLLGVGEPLIYGVSLPLGRPFVTACVGGAFGGGFVGLFNQLGTTAGSTAIGPSGWALFPLLKGNGSLGATLLVYALGLLIGYAAGFLATYFFGFGKQALADLNTVTPAPATGVPAASRPEAQVSP
- a CDS encoding alpha/beta fold hydrolase, encoding MTPTTVRPLTGFGTVTGVPWLPDGFTDVFESTLVRVGEVGLHTVQGGAGRPLLLVGGWPQNWYVWRHVMPRLAEHFRVVAVDPRGVGRSDKPHGGYDTGTVAAELAALMRTLGHQRFAMAGHDVGMWLGYALAADHGDAVERLALLDATIPGLAPPVDLFGPEAQNDLLWHFAFNRKRSLNEQLVRRREHIYYGDQFRHKAARPLPDSAVDFYVETLARDPEALRASFDYYRATDENIAQNTRRRRRPLAMPVLGVAGDRSQGERLGALLGPVTERLDSVVLPDCGHYVPEEQPDALLGHLLPFLRD
- a CDS encoding CGNR zinc finger domain-containing protein; this translates as MTGSPTPQPAQRAADGFRLGNEILAFRFVATLGERRGAPVERIATPDRLRAWLVANGLGDTGMPVSEALLRDARALREAVHRAGTAVASGSAPDRADEELLNRWSARHRARLVLEGGQARWHLPEADPARAALAVVALDAVATLGGHRDGVVKRCEQDTCDGLFVDTSRGGRRRWCSMATCGNKVKKANLKAARGG
- a CDS encoding alanine/glycine:cation symporter family protein, producing the protein MSTLDSLIVGLNDGLWSYLLIPLVICAGLYFTVRSKAVQLRLFPEMLRVLKDRSRPRADGSKPVSSFGAFTISAAARVGTGNIAGVATAITLGGAGAVFWMWVMALIGGASAFVESALAQLYKVRDRDGSGTYRGGPAYYMQRGLGKRWPGVLFAVAITVTFGFVFNAVQSNTITAVASGSVSGGGPGWFAPAVGLLLAVLLGIAICGGVRRISSVTTVLVPVMAVVYLLMGTAVVLLNLDDLPRVLGDIVGGAFGLKELAAGGLGAAIQQGIRRGMFSNEAGLGSAPNAGAAAEVTHPVKQGLVQSLGVFFDTLLICSMTAFIILTTSPRPGSRQGADLTQTALTDTLGGWAGHVLTAVVFLLAFSSMIGNYYYGESNIGFLTRRAWVLPVYRAIVLAVVFLGALGSVGVVWNLADVFMGVMALINLLAILPLSAIAFRLLDDYQAQRRAGRDPVFTASRMPDLKGVECWPDERPAPAAERGERVGAGAR